In Halobacterium noricense, the genomic stretch GCTGGTCGCAGTACCCGTAGACGAAGAGCACCATCTTGCCGCCCTTCGCGCACTGCTCGCAGCCCTTCGAAATCATTCGTTGGAACACCTCTACTCCCCGAGGGCTGAAAAACTGTGCGAATCCAACTGGACGGACGTCCGACTCGGTGTGGGCTCCCGAAAGCAGTTATACCGCCCTCCCGTACCTTCCAGCGAATGCTGCTCGTGCTGTGCGTGGACCTCGACGACGACCTCGGCCGGAAGACCGGCGTGCCGACGCCGGTGGTCGGGCGCAACGAGGTCGAGCACGCCGCGGTGTCGCTGGCGGAGGCCGACCCCGAGGACAGCGACGTGAACGTCCTCTTCGAGGGCGTCCACCTCCACGACCAGTACAGCACCGACGAGGAGGTAGAGGTCGCCGCCGTCACGGGTCTCGAACGCGGGGACGTCGCCGCCAACCGGAAGGTCGGCCGCGAAGTCGACGAAGTACTGGCGAGCATCCAGAGCGACGACCCCGTTCGCGCGGTGGTCGTCACGGACGGCGCACAGGACGAGTCCGTCGTCCCAGTCATCCGCTCGCGGGTGCCCATCGACGCCGTCAAGCGCGTCGTCGTGCGCCAGGCCCAGGACTTGGAGTCGATGTACTACACGCTCAAGCAGGTGATGAACGACCCCGAGACCCGCGGGACGCTGCTGGTGCCGCTGGGCATCCTCCTGCTCATCTACCCGCTGGCGGTGCTCGCGGACGTGCTCGGGCTGCCGGGCGCAGTCCTGGGCGTCTCATCGGCAGCGGTCGGACTGTACGCGCTATTCCGCGGGCTCGGCCTCGAATCCACCGTGGACGCCGCGGTCGAGCGCGTGCGCTCGGGGCTGTACACGGGCCGCGTGACGCTCATCACGTACGTCGTCGCGGCCGCCCTGCTGGTCATCGGCAGCGTCGAGGGGATGAACGAACTCGCGACCGTCCGGGAGAGCGCGGCCGGGTCGCTCGCACCGTCGACAGTCGTCGCGGCACTCACGTACGGCGCGGTCCGGTGGTTCGCGGCAGCCGGGCTCACCACGAGCCTCGGGCAAGTCACGGACGAGTACCTCGCCGAGCGGTTCCGCTGGCGGTACCTGAACGCGCCGTTCTACGTGCTCTCTATCGCAGCCGTCCTGCACATGCTGTCGGCGTTCTTCCTCGGCTACGTCACGCTCACCGAACTCGCCGCGGTGCTCACGGCCGGGACGCTGGTGAGCGTGCTCTCGACGCTGACGTTCGCGGTCGTCGAGTCGTGGCGCGCCGACCGGAAGGGCGGCCCGGACGCCGCCTAGGCTTCCCGCGAGACGACGAACTCCGCGAGGTACTCCAAGTAGTCGTAGGCTTCGCCGGCCGGCAGGTCAAGGCTGTCGAGGGCGTCCATCGCGCGCTCGCTCTCGCGCTCGGCGAGCGCGTTCAACTCCGCGGGAGACCGGTCGGTGACGCGCACGATGCTCGGGCGGTCCAGCTCCTCGTCGATGCCCGCGGGCTTCCCGAGCGCCTCGCTCTCCGCGGTGGCGTCGAGGACGTCGTCCCGAATCTGGAACGCGACGCCGACGCGCTCGGCGTACTCACCCAGCGCCTCTATCGAGCGACCGTCGGCGTCCGCCGCGACCGCGCCGAGTTCGGCGGCGGCGCGGAACAGCGCGCCGGTCTTCCGGCGCGCGAGTTCCATGTACTCCTCCTCGGTCTCCGGGCGGTCGACCAGCTCGATGGCTTCGCCCTCACCGAGTTCGACGAGCGCGTCGGTCACGCACTCCATCGCGCGGGGGTCGCGGGAGAACAGCGCGAACGCCTCCCCGAGCAGGCCGTTCGAGGCGACGAGCGCGGGGCCGTGGTCGAACGCCGCCCACGCGCTGGCCTTCCCGCGGCGGAGCGCGGATTGGTCGATGATGTCGTCGACGACGAGGGAGGCGTTGTGGACGAGTTCGATGCCGACCGCGAACCCCATCGCGTCCTCGCTGTCCCCGCCCGCGGCCTCGCAGACGAGCAGGGTGAGCGTCGGGCGCACGCGCTTGCCGCCCGCGAGCACGACGTGTTCGAGCTCGTCGCTGAGCTCCGACGGCTCCACGGCCGCAACGGTCTCCGCGAGCCGCTGCTCGATGGCGGCGCGGCGCGCCTCCACGTACTCCATTACCCGTGTCTCGGGGATTCGCGCGGAAATATATGACGGGATTCCCCGCCCAGCGGCGCGCACGCGTCGCTCCGGGTCCGACAGAACTGGAAACAGGGCGGCGCACAGCGCCCCGCTCGTCGCAAAAGGATACGCTACCAAGACCTCCTCAAACGCTCGGTGGTTCGCCGCCGAACGCTTCGATGAGCGCGGGGACGACGTCGAAGAGGTTGCCGACGATGCCGTAGTCCGCGATGTCGAAGATGGGTGCGTTCGGGTCCGTGTTCACCGCGATGATGGTGTCCGCGCCCTTCATCCCGGCGACGTGCTGGACCGCGCCGGAGATGCCGACGGCGAGGTAGACGTCCGGGGTCACCTGCTTGCCGGACTGGCCGACCTGCCGGTTCTTCGGCAGCCAGCCGTTGTCCACGATGGGGCGCGACGAGGAGAGCGTCGCACCGGTCACTTCCGCGAGTTTCTCGACGAGTTCGAGGTTCTCCTCCTCCTCGATGCCGCGGCCGATGGAGACGAGGAAGTCGGCGTCGCTGATGTCGACGTCGCCGCCGCCGACTTCCTCGAAGCCCTTGACTTTGGACCGGACGGCGTCCTCGTCGACGTCCACGTCGAATTCGCTAACTTCGGCGTCGCCGATGCCCTCCGCAGGCGGCCACTCGCCGCCGCGGATGGAGACGGCGAACGGGCCGTCGGCGACGTCGGCGGTCGTTTCGACCTTCGATCCGTACATCTCCCGCGTGACTTCGAGCGTGCCGTCAGCGTAGTCGAGGCCGACAGCGTCGGAGACGTACGGACGGTCGAGCCGGGTGGCGACGGCGGGCGCGTAGTCGAGGCCGTTGACGCTGTTGGGCACCACGATGAATTCGGGCGCGAGGTCGGCGGCGAGCGCGGTGAGGGCCTGCACGTAGACGTCGTGGTTGAACTCCTCGCCGTGCGCGACTGTGTGAATCCGGTCGACGCCCTCGCGGTTGAGCGTCTCGGCGAACGACTCGACGTTCCCCGAAATCACAGCCACGTGGAGGTCGCCGCCGGCGGCGTCCGCGAGGTCGCGGCCCGCCGAGAGCAGTTCGAGGCTGACGTCGCGCAGGTCGCCGCGGCGGTGGTCGGCGACGACGAGCACAGCAGTCATCGGCTCTCACCTCCGGTGAGAACGATGACGTCGTCGCGCGCCTCGCGTGCGACGGAAGTCATTCGCCGACCACCCCCAACTCGGTAAGCACGTCAGCGAGCTTCGCGGCCTGCTCGCCGGCGTCGCCGTCGAGGTACTGGGCCTCGCTCTCGGTCTCGGGCTCGTACATCGCCGTCACGTCGAGGCTGCTGGCGACGTCGTCGGCACCGACTCCGAGGTCGTCGAGACTCTGCACGTCGATTTCCTTCGACTGCGCCTGCCGGATGCCGCGGAGGCTGGCGTACCGGGGCTCGTTGATACCCGTCTGGATGGCCAGCACTGCGGGGAGTTCGACGTCGGTGAGCTCCTCGATGCCGCCTTCGAGTTCGCGGCGTAGCGAGGCGACGCCCTCGTCGAGGACGTGCTCGGTGTCGAGGGCGTTCACGACGGCCGCCCACTCGAAGCCGACCGTCTCCGCGAGTGCCACGCCGGTCGCGCCGAAGCTGTCGTCGTTGGCCTGCACGCCCGAGAACACGAGGTCGGGGTCCTCCGCCTCGACGACAGCGCCGAGCAGTTCGGCCTTCGTCTCGACGTCGAGCAGTTCGACGTCCGCGATGGCGTCGTCCCAGACGCGAACCGCGCGGTCGGCACCTTTCGCCAGCGCCATCCGAATCGTCTCCTCGCTCCGCTCGGGGCCGATGGTGACCGCGACGACTTCGACATCATCCCCGGCTTCGGCGAGCTGGACGGCCTCCTCGACGGCGTAGTCATCCCACTCGTTGAGGTCGTAGTCGAGGAACCGCTCCTCGATTTCCGTGCCGGAAATCTCGAAGTCGTCCTCGACGGTGGCGACCTCCTTGACGGTGACGAGAACCTTCATCGTGCGTGAGTGCTCCGGGGCGGAGGTAAACGTTTTCGGAACCGCGAGGAGCGCACGAACAGTTTCTCCGGCGTTCCAGGGGGAGCGTTACTCCTCGTCGACGGCGTCGTTGACGCCCTCGCCGGGCAGCGAGATGAGGTTCTCGCGGCCGATGCGGAGCTTCTCGACGCGGCCCTCCTCGGCCATCGAGGAGAGTAGCTGGGAGACTTTCGCCGTCGACCACCGCGTCTCCTCGACGATTTCGGACTGCTTCATCCGGCCGCCCTGCTCGCGCAGCAGTCGCTCGACGCGCTCCTCGTCGCTCAACAGCTCTGGGTCGACGTTTTCGGGCTCGGACTCGGCGGCTTCGCCCGCTGTTGCTGCCGCGGTGCCACCGGTCGGTTCCGTCGGTTCGGTCTCTGTGCCGGATTCGCCGGTCGGCTCGCCGGGCGAAGCCTCGCCGCCGGGCTTGCTACTCTGGATGCTATCGCGAACGCGGCGCAACCACGAGAGCGCCGGCTCGCCGCGGTAGTACGCCCACACGGACGCGCCGCCCGCGACGAGGGCGACGAGACCGACGAAGACGAGCGCGGCCATCGAGACGCCGACCACGGAGTTGGCTTCGGTGAACACGACGGCCGGTTCACCCGACCCGAACGTCTGCGGGCCGGTCCACCGGTACGCGCCGTTCGCGATGCTGTCCGGCCCGGGCTCGATCTGGTCGGTGTCGTAGCCGTCGGGCGTCCGAATCGTCAACGTCTGGTTCGCCGCGAGGTCGCCGAACCACCCTGTCGTGAACGCGTCGACGACCAGGCGCTCGTCCTCGACGCGCGAGAAGTTCGTCCACGTGAATTCGATGGTGAGCACGCCCGTGGAGTTGTTTCCTTCCTCGACGATGCGCGAGGACCGGCTGGCGTCCCGGATTTCCATCGACCGACCCACCCGGTCGCTGACCGACGGGACGACCGCGCGGAAGACGTCCACGGAGAACTCGCTGTCCGTCTGGCCGGCTTCGAACCGGTCGCGGAGCCGCTCGAACGCCGCGGTGGCGTTGGCGTCTTCGAGGGGGTACTTCGCGGAGACGTTCCAGCGCGCCGCACCGTCGGACTGAATCTGGACGGTGACGTCGACGCCCGAGGCTGCCGGCTCGGTATCTTCTTGGAGGGCGGCCGACTGTGGAGCGGGCGCTCCGACTGCACCGGCCACGGGCACGGCGAGGAGACAGACGACGGCGACGAGGAGGGCGGCCTGCCGCATACCAGTTCCGTCCACCCCGCTCGTGCAAAGTATTTTCTATCCCGTGGAATCCACCACCTCGCCGGCGACACGGCCGAATTCCGCAGCCACAGTCGTTACAGCGGTCTGACAGGGTGTTCCGGCGCGTGAACCGGCGGCGCTCCGGCCGGGACTCAGCCGTGGTCGTCGTCTCCGCATCGTTTTTGTCGGGTGCGGCCGAACGCGTTCTCATGTCCCGCGTCCGCCCCCTCCTCGCCGCCATCCTCCTCGTGGTCGCGACGACGGCCACGCTCGCCGCCAGCGGGGGCGTCGCTGCGCCCGTCGAGCCCAGCGACGACCCCGTCGTCGGTACGTCCGAGCGCTCCTCACACGTGCTCCTCCTCACGGAGGCTGACGCAGCGTCGTACGACGAACCGAACGCATCCGTGACGAGCACGCTCGAATCCGGCCACGCGGACCTCGCCATCGACCTCCAGCTCGGCGAGGTCGAACAGCGCCTCGACGCGGCCGACAACCGGTCCGCTCGCCGCGAAATCCTCCAGAACGCCACCGACAAGGCCGCCGAACGCGTCGCAGAACTCCGCGCTCGCGCGACCGCCGCCAACGACGCGTACCGGGACGGCGAGATGACCGCCGCGGCGTACGTCCGCACGCTGGGTGCGATTCACGCGGAAGCCAGCAGCCTCTCCTCGATGCTCGGGAGCACGTCCGCCCCGGGAACGCTGTACTCGTACGCCTACGACAACGGGTTCTCGGAAATCGGCACGCGAGTGTACCGGCTCCGCGCGCAACTGGCGACGGTCGAGGGGCCAGTCCGCGAACGAATCGCAGCCGTCGTGCACGGCGACCGTGAGCAGATTCGCGTGCACGTGACTGCCGGCAACGGCGTCATGCTCTCGACCATCGACGACGGGCGGTACGTCCGTGAGACCGTCCGTCCCGACAACGTTGAGGACGACCTCGGCGGCGACATCTCGGACGCGCCGGGTATCATCCAGGCGCAGTACCCGTGGTTGGCGAACCACTCGACGTCGCCGAGTATCGAGACGCGCGGCGGATACGCCTTCTACTACCGGGCGAACTACGGCCACGGGCAAATCACGGCGTACATCGACACGACGACCGAGCGCGTCTACGCGGAACACCACCAGCAGACGCTCGCACAGCTCCCCGCGGACGCCGAACGGAACGACACCGCGAACAACGCGACGCTGACCACGTCCCGGACGTACGCTGGCGGGCCGCTACTCGTGCGGATGGAGAACGAGGCCGGCGAACCGCTCGATACGACCGTCTCACTGAACGGGACGGTCGCCGGTGACACCGGCGACGACGGCCGGCTCTGGGTGTTGAGCCCCGCAGGCGAGTACAACGTCACGACGGTGCACGACGGCGCGAGGCTGGAAGTCAACGTGACCGCGCAACCGTCGCCGTGACGGCCGAAACCGACCGAGGCTTCTTGTAGGAGAGCGCGACCACGACAGCGCGTGGCTCGCGGCTACGCGCCCGTCGCCGTCGTGCTCCTGCTCGCGGTCACCGTCGTCGCCGCGGCAGCCGTCGCGACTGCGGTGCCCGCACTCCCCGGTGACCCACCGCCGCAGCGCGCAGTAGACGCCGACGCGACCAGCGACGGCCGCGTCACGGTCACGTTGCTCTCCGGAGAACCACTCGACACGCGGAGTGCGACCGTTCGCGTCGCGGTCGACGGCGAGCCGCTGGCGCACCAGCCGCCCGTGCCGTACTTCGCGGCGCGCGGGTTCCGTGGCGGGCCGGCCGGCCCGTTCAACGTCGCTGCGGACTCGTCGTGGACAGTAGGCGAAACTGCGTCGCTACAGGTCGCTGGGACGAACAGCCCCGACTTGCGGGTAGGTGCGACGCTCACCGTGCGCGTACTCGTCGGCGGGCACGTCGTCGCCGTCGCCGAGACGACCGTCGAGACGGCGTCGTAGTCGTCATCAGAGACGTGGGCGTTAGTCAGGCCGATGCGTCGGCCTGCTCGTCGTCGGGCGCTCGCGCGAGCGTGACGATGGCGCGCGGACTCCCGGGTTTCGCCTGCATCACGTGGTGTTCGACGTCGACGAAGCCGGCTTCCGCGAACATCCGGTCGGCCTCGGCCTCGTCGTAGAACAGCATGATTGCGTCCGCGACCTTCTGGAACACCGTCGAGTTCGGGTAGTCGGGGCCGACGACGACCGTCCACTCGCCGGGCTTGAGTACGCGCCGGATCTCGCGCAGGCCCTCCACGGGGTTGGGCCAGTACTCGATGGAGCCCGACGACCACACGGCGTCGAACGTGTCGTCCTCGAACGGCAGGCGCTCGGCGTCGCCGTAGTGGAACGCCACGGGGTCGTGCTTGCCGAGTTTCTCGCGTGCCTTCGCGAGCTGGTGGCGGCTCTGGTCGAGGCCGTAGACGTCGTCGGTGTACCGGAGCAGCCCCTCCGTGCCGAAGCCGGTGCCACAGCCCACGTCGAGCACGCGGTCGTCGGCGTCGAGGTCGAGCAGTTCGAGCGCCTCGTCGCGCATCTCCTCGTTCCACACGAACGGGTTGACGCGGTCGTACACCTTCGAGAGGTACTTGTAGAAGGTGCGGGCGCGCGCCTTGTCTTCGAGGACTCCCATTAACTCCGGAATTGCGCCCGAGGACGCATAATAGCTTGCGTTAGCGCCCGCGAACTTCGCAACTACCATATAGGCCGTGGCCAAAGTTCCGCCCGGTAAGAGTGTATGCCAAGGCCAGAGGTTCTCGAAGATATCAAATCGGCTGAATCGGACGCCGACGACATCGTGGCCGAGGCGGAGGAGGACCGCGAGGAACGGTTGTCCGAAGCCCGGCAGCGGGCCGATGAAATCCGCGACGAAGCGGAGGAGGAGGCTCGCGAACTGAAAGAACAAAAACTCGAAGCGGCACGCGAAGACACCGAGGCGGAGCGCGACCGCATCCTCGAAGAGGGCGAAGCCGAGCGCGAGCAGCTCGAAGCCCTCGCGGACGAGAACGAGGAGGACGCGGTGGCGTACGCCGTCGAACAGTTCGAGGAGGCGGTACATGCTCAGACCTGAGCGCATGAGCAAGGTGTCGGTGACGGGCTCGAAGCGCGTCATCGACGACGTCATCGAGACGATTCACGACCTGAATCTCGTCCACCTCTCGGACTACGATGGCGAAATCGAGGGGTTCGACAACGGCGACCCGATGGAGGGTGCCGACGACGCCTCCGAGAAGCTCGTCACGGTGCGGTCGCTGGAGTCGACCCTCGACATCGACGAGACCGACGCCGGCCCGACCCGCATCGTCACCGAGGAAGCCCTCGAAACGGAGCTCGAGGAGATTCGCATCGAAGTCAACGAGCTCGACGACCGGTACAGCGAGCTCGAAGACGAACTGCGCGACGTCGAGGAGCGCATCGACGCCGTCGAACCGTTCGCGGACCTCGGCATCGACCTCGACCTGCTCGGCGGCTACGACAGCCTGCAGGTCGCGGTCGGTGAGGGGAACGCCGACGATGTCCGCGACGAACTCCGGACCGCGGAAGCCATCGAGGCGTTCGAGCTCTTCGAGGGGGACGATACGCTCGCGGTGTTCGCGTACCCGCGTAGCGACGACCCCGACGCGCTCGACGACGCGCTCGTCGGCGTGGAGTTCGCGCGACTGGAAGTCCCGGACGCCGAGGGGAGCCCCGAGGCGTACGTCGAGGAACTCCGCCACGAGCGCGAGACCATCGAGTCGAAACTCGACAGCGTGGAGAGCGAACTCGACGACCTCCGCGTGGAGCACGCGGGCTTCCTGCTGGCCGCCGAGGAGAAACTCTCCATCGACGTCCAGAAGGCCGAAGTCCCGCTGCAGTTCGCGACCACCGAGCACGCGTTCGTCGCCGAGGGCTGGATTCCCAGCGACGAGTACGCGACGTTCGTCGAGGGCATCCAGGACGCCGTCGGCGAGCACGCTGCCGTCGAGGAACTCGAACAGGCGGACTACGAGCCGTCCGGCCACGGCCACCACGGCCCCGTGGAAGAGGGGCACGACGTGGAGGAGGCCGCGACGGACGGCGGGACGACCGCCGAATTCGACGACGACGACAGCCCGCCGGTCATCCAAGACAACCCCGGTGTGGCGCACCCGTTCGAGGCGCTGACCGAGGTCATCAACCGACCGAAGTACACGGAACTCGACCCGACGGTCGTGCTGTTCCTAACGTTCCCGGCGTTCTACGGGTTCATGATTGGTGACCTCGGGTACGGTATCCTGTACGCCGCCCTCGGCTTCTGGCTGTACCGCGGTTTCGACAGCGAGATGATTTCGAAGCTCGGCGGCGTCGCCATGTGGGCCGGCGGATTCACGGCCCTGTTCGGCGTGTTGTACGGCGAAATATTCGGTCTCCACCTCGTCACGGAGTACCTGTGGCACGGCGCGTTCGGCCTCGCGGACGCCCCGCTGAAGAAGGGGCTACACGTCGGCGCGTTCGCCGAACTGTGGCTCGCGGCGAGTCTCCTGTTCGGCATCGCGCACCTCGCCATCGGTTACGTGTTCGGGCTCGTCAACGAGGCGCGCTCGCACGGCGTCAAGGCCGCCGTCACGGAGAGTGGCGGCCCGCTGTTGCTGATGGCAGGAGTCGGCGCGTGGCTGTTCAGCACGCACATGCAGTCCGGCGGCGGGCCGCGCCCCGAACTGCTCTACCGTGCTGTGGACCTGATTCCCGGCGTCGTCGGCGGGTTGCCGCCGGTCGTCGGCCAAGTCGGCTTGGCCGCGGCGGTGCTCGGCCTCGTACTCGTGACGATCGGCGAGGGCGCCGCCGGGTTCCTCGAGAGCCCGACGTACGCGCTCGTCAACACCGTCTCCTACACGCGGATTGCGGCGGTCCTGCTCGCGAAGGCGGGCATGGCGTACGTCGTCAATCTGCTCGTGTTCGGCGCCTACGAACTCCACCTCGACGAGCCCGAGACGGTCGACTACATGTTCGGCCTGTTCTCGACGGTCATCGAGAACGAGACGCACTTCATGCTGTTCAGCACCGACACTCACGGGGGCGAAGTGCTGTTCCCCGGCCTGATTCACATGGGCACCGCGGGGGTGCTCGCCGGCATCGTCGTGCTCGTGCTCGGGCACCTGCTCGTGCTGGCACTTGGTGTCACATCGGCCGGCTTACAGGCGCTACGCCTCGAATACGTGGAATTCTTTAACAAGTTTTATGAAGGCGGTGGAGAGAAGTACAACCCGTTCGGTCACCAGCGAAACTACACCACTGAGGACTAAGTAAAATGTTCGACGCACTCACACAGTTCGCCACGATCGCACAGGAAACGGCAGGCAGTATGCCATCAATCACCCCGAAGGGCGCCGCCGCAATCGCCGTCGGCCTCGCCGCCCTCGGTGCAGGATACGCCGAGCGCGGCATCGGTAGCGCCGCCGTCGGCGCCATCGCGGAAGACCAGGACCTCTTCGGTACGGGCCTCATCCTGACGGTTCTCCCGGAGACGCTGGTCATCCTCGCGCTGGTCGTCGTGTTCGTCGTGCCGTCCGCATTCTAATCACCGTCCCCCCCTCTCATCTATGAGCTTGGAAACAGTAGTTGAGGACATTCGAGACGAGGCCCGCGAGCGCGCGAAGGAGATTCGGAACGATGCCGAATCGCGCGCCGAGAAGATTGTCGCGGACGCCGAGGCCGACACCGACGAGATTCGCTCCGACGCGGAGGCGGAGGCCGAGCGTGAAATCGAGCGGGAGCGCGAGCAGCGCCTCTCCAGCGCGAAACTCGAGGCCAAGCAGATGCGCCTCGAAGCGCGCCGCGACGCCCTCGAGGCCGTCCGCGAAACCGCCGAGGAGGAAATCGCCGCCATCGACGGCGACGACCGCGAGGCCCTCACTCGCGCCCTTCTCGACGCTGCGGCCGACGAGTTCGACGATGACCCGAACGTCAGCGTCTACGGCCGCGCGGACGACGAGGACCTCATCTCGGACATCCTCGACGACTACGACGGTTACGAGTACGCCGGCGAGCACGACTGCCTCGGCGGCGTCGTTGTCGAGAGCGAGACGTCCCGGGTCCGCGTGAACAACACGTTCGACTCGGTCATCGACGACGTCTGGGAGAACAACCTGAAGGAAATCAGCGCGCGCCTCTTCGACGAGGAGCAATGAGCGTGTACGGGTCGGCAAACTACGAGTACGTGGTCGCCCGCGTCCGCCACCGCCGAGCCAGCCTGTTCAGCGACGACGAGTACCGGAAACTGCTCCGCATGGGCACGGGCGAAATCGCCCGGTTCATGGAGGAGACCCAGTACGAGGACGCGGTGAACGCGCTGGGCTCGCGGTTCAGCGGCGTCGACCTCGTCGAGCACGCGCTCAACGAGACGCTCGCTGACGACTTCCAGGACTTGCTGCGGTACAGCGAGGGCCGGCTCTACGAGCAGGTCGTCCGCTACCTCCGCAAGTTCGACGCGTGGAACGTCAAGACCGTACTGCGCGGGCTCTACTCCGGCGCGACCGACGAGGAGGTCCGCTCGGACCTCATCGACGCCGGCGAGTTCGAGGACGCGTTCCTCGACCGCCTGGTCGCCGCCGAGTCCATCGAGTCCGTCGTCGAGCTGCTCGACGGCACGCTGTTCGAGACGTATCTCGACAGCGCGTTCGAGGCCTACGAGGAGTCCGGTACGCTGGTCCCGCTGGAGAACGCGGTCGACCGCGCGTACTACGAGAACCTCGTGCCCGACGCCTCCGCGCGCGGCGAGGCCGCGCAGCTCTACCGGGAGTTCCTCGAAGCCGAAATCGACTTCCGGAACGTCCGGAACGCGCTGCGGCTGGCGCGGTCGGGTGCCGACGTCGACCCCGCCGAGTACTTCATCGACGGCGGCGCGCTGTTCGACCGGAAGGAGGTCGGCCAGCTCGTCGCGAACCGTTCGACGCTGGTCTCGCGCATCCAAGAGAGCAAGTACGGCGACGAGCTCTCGAAG encodes the following:
- a CDS encoding V-type ATP synthase subunit I, yielding MLRPERMSKVSVTGSKRVIDDVIETIHDLNLVHLSDYDGEIEGFDNGDPMEGADDASEKLVTVRSLESTLDIDETDAGPTRIVTEEALETELEEIRIEVNELDDRYSELEDELRDVEERIDAVEPFADLGIDLDLLGGYDSLQVAVGEGNADDVRDELRTAEAIEAFELFEGDDTLAVFAYPRSDDPDALDDALVGVEFARLEVPDAEGSPEAYVEELRHERETIESKLDSVESELDDLRVEHAGFLLAAEEKLSIDVQKAEVPLQFATTEHAFVAEGWIPSDEYATFVEGIQDAVGEHAAVEELEQADYEPSGHGHHGPVEEGHDVEEAATDGGTTAEFDDDDSPPVIQDNPGVAHPFEALTEVINRPKYTELDPTVVLFLTFPAFYGFMIGDLGYGILYAALGFWLYRGFDSEMISKLGGVAMWAGGFTALFGVLYGEIFGLHLVTEYLWHGAFGLADAPLKKGLHVGAFAELWLAASLLFGIAHLAIGYVFGLVNEARSHGVKAAVTESGGPLLLMAGVGAWLFSTHMQSGGGPRPELLYRAVDLIPGVVGGLPPVVGQVGLAAAVLGLVLVTIGEGAAGFLESPTYALVNTVSYTRIAAVLLAKAGMAYVVNLLVFGAYELHLDEPETVDYMFGLFSTVIENETHFMLFSTDTHGGEVLFPGLIHMGTAGVLAGIVVLVLGHLLVLALGVTSAGLQALRLEYVEFFNKFYEGGGEKYNPFGHQRNYTTED
- a CDS encoding F0F1 ATP synthase subunit C, whose protein sequence is MPSITPKGAAAIAVGLAALGAGYAERGIGSAAVGAIAEDQDLFGTGLILTVLPETLVILALVVVFVVPSAF
- a CDS encoding V-type ATP synthase subunit E, giving the protein MSLETVVEDIRDEARERAKEIRNDAESRAEKIVADAEADTDEIRSDAEAEAEREIEREREQRLSSAKLEAKQMRLEARRDALEAVRETAEEEIAAIDGDDREALTRALLDAAADEFDDDPNVSVYGRADDEDLISDILDDYDGYEYAGEHDCLGGVVVESETSRVRVNNTFDSVIDDVWENNLKEISARLFDEEQ
- a CDS encoding V-type ATP synthase subunit C, which produces MSVYGSANYEYVVARVRHRRASLFSDDEYRKLLRMGTGEIARFMEETQYEDAVNALGSRFSGVDLVEHALNETLADDFQDLLRYSEGRLYEQVVRYLRKFDAWNVKTVLRGLYSGATDEEVRSDLIDAGEFEDAFLDRLVAAESIESVVELLDGTLFETYLDSAFEAYEESGTLVPLENAVDRAYYENLVPDASARGEAAQLYREFLEAEIDFRNVRNALRLARSGADVDPAEYFIDGGALFDRKEVGQLVANRSTLVSRIQESKYGDELSKALDELEDAESLIGFEHALDRALLEYSDHLSYVYPLSVCPVLAYVLAKEREVDNIRAIARGREAGLSEAEIEEELVIL